One Apis cerana isolate GH-2021 linkage group LG15, AcerK_1.0, whole genome shotgun sequence DNA window includes the following coding sequences:
- the LOC108002309 gene encoding uncharacterized protein LOC108002309, with protein sequence MFSKSNVDPELEKLRREVNGPPNLDTVIINIQRVTRQIHASYLFEQIGKPTLQKLCLLLSSTATDKIYNGWQDFAAHMGLSMEQIRCIDYDFKGLQDPTYYVLLTYVQHVEATIDKILNALQKIQRFDIIIQIKNDIYDLIDKISQNAKNDESTILRPNNMPKAPLVLTPIHFIQDVKKYEVVSNHVHNLQKTKKLYGSIVMLTFADDGLETAQHITKIFRSKEPKIGVLILQEQENYVYSRAEEFIDDCFKQVNFIIPILTQGYLERINNSKKIYIEDQNKLDAKYVKYIYSLLKHEYVKNQCINYRIRCIVSDKEIYTVAKANLHPTLQAWFRESDINAFIKNILLQNYSK encoded by the exons atgttttcaaaaag TAATGTTGATccagaattggaaaaattaagaagagaAGTCAATGGACCTCCAAATTTAGATacagtaattataaatattcaaagagtTACAAGACAAATACATGCTTCCTATTTATTTGAACAGATTGGAAAACCtacattacaaaaattatgtttattattaagttcTACTGCTAcagacaaaatttataatggatGGCAAGATTTTGCTGCACATATGGGTTTATCAATGGAACAAATTCGT tgtatagattatgattttaaaggTTTGCAAGATCCAacttattatgtattattaactTATGTGCAACATGTTGAAGCAACTAttgataagattttaaatgctttacaaaaaatacaacgttttgatataattattcaaataaaaaatgatatttatgatttaattgataaaatttcacaaaatgcTAAAAATGatg AATCAACTATATTAAGACCAAACAATATGCCGAAAGCTCCATTAGTATTAACTCcaattcattttatacaagatgtaaaaaaatatgaagtaGTCTCTAATCATGTACATAATTTACAAaag acaaaaaaattatatggaaGTATAGTTATGTTAACATTTGCTGATGATGGTTTAGAAACTGCACaacatataacaaaaatatttagatctaAAGAACCCAAAATTGGAGTTCTTATACTTCaagaacaagaaaattatgtatacaGTAGAGCAGAAGAATTTATAGATGATTGTTTTAAACag gtgaattttattattcctatATTAACACAAGGATATttggaaagaataaataattctaaaaaaatttacattgaaGATCAAAATAAGTTAGAtgcaaaatatgtaaaatatatatattctttattaaaacatgaatatgtaaaaaatcaaTGTATCAATTACCGTATaag atgtaTAGTTTCtgacaaagaaatatatacagtTGCAAAAGCAAATTTGCATCCAACTTTGCAAGCATGGTTT
- the LOC108002307 gene encoding serine protease snake isoform X3, with translation MTLPFKIFTTFLLFNIELIISSKSTEIVSSNNPHITINIPDVRISLDEVPSEINSNKKTKSELKCEEYGKQFLNTTNVLPLVGTNSNVIQIINQKCKPPNRLVIGGVNTSPGEFPHMVALGRRNTDEIFSFSCGGTLIASEWVLTAAHCTYGAKSPTDARIGVHNIKNNQQGIITTINKTIRHPNFKPPAMYADIALVKLNTVVVFNNDIRPACLYQQYDTAPAQGWVTGWGVTEFNGEKQSDQLQKAFLDIVDNVACAIRHNQSIAIPYGITPSMICAGDSHGGWNKDTCQGDSGGPLQISHPKNICLFQILGITSFGQGCAVVNTPGVYTRVSHYLKWIEDIVWP, from the exons ATGACActtccatttaaaatttttacgacatttttattatttaatatagaattaataatatcatcgaAAAGTACAg AAATAGTTTCTTCAAATAATCCAcatattactataaatataccAGATGTGAGGATATCATTGGATGAAGTTCCaagtgaaataaattcaaataaaaaaacaaaatcggaACTTA AATGTGAAGAATATGGAAAACAATTCTTAAACACAACAAATGTATTGCCTCTAGTGGGCACAAATTCAAATGTGATTcagataattaatcaaaaatgtaaGCCTCCAAATCGTCTTGTTATTGGAGGTGTTAATACTTCTCCTGGAGAATTCCCTCATATGGTTGCTCTAGGAAGAAGAAATACAGATGAAATATTTAGCTTTTCATGTGGTGGTACTCTTATTGCATCAGAATGGGTACTTACTGCAGCACATTGTACTTATGGGGCAaa aaGTCCTACAGATGCTCGTATTGgtgtacataatataaaaaataatcaacaagGTATCATAACTACAATCAATAAGACAATAAGGCATCCAAATTTTAAACCTCCTGCTATGTATGCTGATATAGctttagtaaaattaaatacagttGTAGTTTTTAACAATGACATAAGACCTGCTTGTTTATATCAACAATATGATACTGCACCTGCACAAGGATGGGTTACCGGTTGGGGTGTTACAGAATtta atggaGAAAAACAAAGTGATCAATTACAAAAGGCATTCCTTGATATTGTTGATAATGTAGCTTGTGCAATAAGACACAATCAATCTATAGCAATACCATATGGAATTACACCAAGTATGATCTGTGCAGGAGATTCTCATGGTGGATGGAATAAAGATACTTGTCAAGGAGATTCAGGAGGTCCTTTACAAATATCTCATCCGAAAAATATATGTCTGTTTCAAATATTAGGCATTACTAGTTTTGGACAAGGCTGTGCAGTTGTTAATACACCTGGAGTATATACTAGAGTTTCACATTATCTTAAATGGATTGAAGATATTGTTTGGCCATAA
- the LOC108002307 gene encoding serine protease snake isoform X1, whose protein sequence is MTLPFKIFTTFLLFNIELIISSKSTGNLKNQTFNLLKLNENIKNNLILQKRNVVEDMHYQKNPLLSNASVFPFSFYKNNGKNQISVNNKSVKITENHNINLVFHIHNSFLHDSNTNNLTEIVSSNNPHITINIPDVRISLDEVPSEINSNKKTKSELKCEEYGKQFLNTTNVLPLVGTNSNVIQIINQKCKPPNRLVIGGVNTSPGEFPHMVALGRRNTDEIFSFSCGGTLIASEWVLTAAHCTYGAKSPTDARIGVHNIKNNQQGIITTINKTIRHPNFKPPAMYADIALVKLNTVVVFNNDIRPACLYQQYDTAPAQGWVTGWGVTEFNGEKQSDQLQKAFLDIVDNVACAIRHNQSIAIPYGITPSMICAGDSHGGWNKDTCQGDSGGPLQISHPKNICLFQILGITSFGQGCAVVNTPGVYTRVSHYLKWIEDIVWP, encoded by the exons ATGACActtccatttaaaatttttacgacatttttattatttaatatagaattaataatatcatcgaAAAGTACAg gaaaCTTAAAGAACCAAACATTTaacctattaaaattaaatgaaaatataaaaaataatctaattcttcaaaaacGTAACGTAGTCGAAGATAtgcattatcaaaaaaatcctTTATTGTCAAATGCATCAGTGTTTCCtttctcattttataaaaataatggaaagaaTCAAATATCTGTGAATAACAAATCAGTCAAGATAAcagaaaatcataatattaatctagtttttcatattcataattcttttttacatgATTCTAATACAAATAATCTTACAGAAATAGTTTCTTCAAATAATCCAcatattactataaatataccAGATGTGAGGATATCATTGGATGAAGTTCCaagtgaaataaattcaaataaaaaaacaaaatcggaACTTA AATGTGAAGAATATGGAAAACAATTCTTAAACACAACAAATGTATTGCCTCTAGTGGGCACAAATTCAAATGTGATTcagataattaatcaaaaatgtaaGCCTCCAAATCGTCTTGTTATTGGAGGTGTTAATACTTCTCCTGGAGAATTCCCTCATATGGTTGCTCTAGGAAGAAGAAATACAGATGAAATATTTAGCTTTTCATGTGGTGGTACTCTTATTGCATCAGAATGGGTACTTACTGCAGCACATTGTACTTATGGGGCAaa aaGTCCTACAGATGCTCGTATTGgtgtacataatataaaaaataatcaacaagGTATCATAACTACAATCAATAAGACAATAAGGCATCCAAATTTTAAACCTCCTGCTATGTATGCTGATATAGctttagtaaaattaaatacagttGTAGTTTTTAACAATGACATAAGACCTGCTTGTTTATATCAACAATATGATACTGCACCTGCACAAGGATGGGTTACCGGTTGGGGTGTTACAGAATtta atggaGAAAAACAAAGTGATCAATTACAAAAGGCATTCCTTGATATTGTTGATAATGTAGCTTGTGCAATAAGACACAATCAATCTATAGCAATACCATATGGAATTACACCAAGTATGATCTGTGCAGGAGATTCTCATGGTGGATGGAATAAAGATACTTGTCAAGGAGATTCAGGAGGTCCTTTACAAATATCTCATCCGAAAAATATATGTCTGTTTCAAATATTAGGCATTACTAGTTTTGGACAAGGCTGTGCAGTTGTTAATACACCTGGAGTATATACTAGAGTTTCACATTATCTTAAATGGATTGAAGATATTGTTTGGCCATAA
- the LOC108002267 gene encoding spermine oxidase-like encodes MFIPSLPSHFSEGIECLGFGLINKIFLDYGISWWKPNTKGFQLLWKEGMFCNKNLALWTRDLTGFDVVPNHEGVLLGWIGGRGACIIETLSEQQIAMDCSYSHITTKCDKNNITPNRLSEPIWSKVIEKHSTKDIPIILFAGEATHENFYSTTHGAYDTGVKQAQIFLQHHILTN; translated from the exons atgttCATTCCATCTTTACCATCTCATTTCAGTGAAGGAATTGAATGTTTGGGCTTcggtttaataaataaaatttttctcgattatgGTATTTCTTGGTGGAAACCTAACACGAAAGGATTTCAATTACTTTGGAAAGAAGGAatgttttgcaataaaaatttagctcTATGGACTAGAGATCTCACAGGATTCGATGTTGTGCCGAATCACGAAGGTGTACTTCTTGGTTGGATCGGAGGACGCGGAGCTTGCATTATTGAAACTTTAAGCGAACAACAAATTGCAATGGATT GTAGTTATAGTCATATTACAACAAAATgcgataagaataatattacgcCAAATCGTTTATCAGAACCGATATGGAGTAAAGTAATAGAAAAACATAGTACCAAG gatATACCTATCATTTTGTTTGCTGGTGAAGCAACgcacgaaaatttttattctacaaCACATGGCGCTTATGATACTGGTGTGAAACAAGCACAAATTTTTCTACAGCATCACATTCTTACGAATTAA
- the LOC108002307 gene encoding serine protease snake isoform X4, translated as MTLPFKIFTTFLLFNIELIISSKSTEIVSSNNPHITINIPDVRISLDEVPSEINSNKKTKSELKCEEYGKQFLNTTNVLPLVGTNSNVIQIINQKCKPPNRLVIGGVNTSPGEFPHMVALGRRNTDEIFSFSCGGTLIASEWVLTAAHCTYGAKSPTDARIGVHNIKNNQQGIITTINKTIRHPNFKPPAMYADIALVKLNTVVVFNNDIRPACLYQQYDTAPAQGWVTDGEKQSDQLQKAFLDIVDNVACAIRHNQSIAIPYGITPSMICAGDSHGGWNKDTCQGDSGGPLQISHPKNICLFQILGITSFGQGCAVVNTPGVYTRVSHYLKWIEDIVWP; from the exons ATGACActtccatttaaaatttttacgacatttttattatttaatatagaattaataatatcatcgaAAAGTACAg AAATAGTTTCTTCAAATAATCCAcatattactataaatataccAGATGTGAGGATATCATTGGATGAAGTTCCaagtgaaataaattcaaataaaaaaacaaaatcggaACTTA AATGTGAAGAATATGGAAAACAATTCTTAAACACAACAAATGTATTGCCTCTAGTGGGCACAAATTCAAATGTGATTcagataattaatcaaaaatgtaaGCCTCCAAATCGTCTTGTTATTGGAGGTGTTAATACTTCTCCTGGAGAATTCCCTCATATGGTTGCTCTAGGAAGAAGAAATACAGATGAAATATTTAGCTTTTCATGTGGTGGTACTCTTATTGCATCAGAATGGGTACTTACTGCAGCACATTGTACTTATGGGGCAaa aaGTCCTACAGATGCTCGTATTGgtgtacataatataaaaaataatcaacaagGTATCATAACTACAATCAATAAGACAATAAGGCATCCAAATTTTAAACCTCCTGCTATGTATGCTGATATAGctttagtaaaattaaatacagttGTAGTTTTTAACAATGACATAAGACCTGCTTGTTTATATCAACAATATGATACTGCACCTGCACAAGGATGGGTTACCG atggaGAAAAACAAAGTGATCAATTACAAAAGGCATTCCTTGATATTGTTGATAATGTAGCTTGTGCAATAAGACACAATCAATCTATAGCAATACCATATGGAATTACACCAAGTATGATCTGTGCAGGAGATTCTCATGGTGGATGGAATAAAGATACTTGTCAAGGAGATTCAGGAGGTCCTTTACAAATATCTCATCCGAAAAATATATGTCTGTTTCAAATATTAGGCATTACTAGTTTTGGACAAGGCTGTGCAGTTGTTAATACACCTGGAGTATATACTAGAGTTTCACATTATCTTAAATGGATTGAAGATATTGTTTGGCCATAA
- the LOC108002307 gene encoding serine protease snake isoform X2: MTLPFKIFTTFLLFNIELIISSKSTGNLKNQTFNLLKLNENIKNNLILQKRNVVEDMHYQKNPLLSNASVFPFSFYKNNGKNQISVNNKSVKITENHNINLVFHIHNSFLHDSNTNNLTEIVSSNNPHITINIPDVRISLDEVPSEINSNKKTKSELKCEEYGKQFLNTTNVLPLVGTNSNVIQIINQKCKPPNRLVIGGVNTSPGEFPHMVALGRRNTDEIFSFSCGGTLIASEWVLTAAHCTYGAKSPTDARIGVHNIKNNQQGIITTINKTIRHPNFKPPAMYADIALVKLNTVVVFNNDIRPACLYQQYDTAPAQGWVTDGEKQSDQLQKAFLDIVDNVACAIRHNQSIAIPYGITPSMICAGDSHGGWNKDTCQGDSGGPLQISHPKNICLFQILGITSFGQGCAVVNTPGVYTRVSHYLKWIEDIVWP, translated from the exons ATGACActtccatttaaaatttttacgacatttttattatttaatatagaattaataatatcatcgaAAAGTACAg gaaaCTTAAAGAACCAAACATTTaacctattaaaattaaatgaaaatataaaaaataatctaattcttcaaaaacGTAACGTAGTCGAAGATAtgcattatcaaaaaaatcctTTATTGTCAAATGCATCAGTGTTTCCtttctcattttataaaaataatggaaagaaTCAAATATCTGTGAATAACAAATCAGTCAAGATAAcagaaaatcataatattaatctagtttttcatattcataattcttttttacatgATTCTAATACAAATAATCTTACAGAAATAGTTTCTTCAAATAATCCAcatattactataaatataccAGATGTGAGGATATCATTGGATGAAGTTCCaagtgaaataaattcaaataaaaaaacaaaatcggaACTTA AATGTGAAGAATATGGAAAACAATTCTTAAACACAACAAATGTATTGCCTCTAGTGGGCACAAATTCAAATGTGATTcagataattaatcaaaaatgtaaGCCTCCAAATCGTCTTGTTATTGGAGGTGTTAATACTTCTCCTGGAGAATTCCCTCATATGGTTGCTCTAGGAAGAAGAAATACAGATGAAATATTTAGCTTTTCATGTGGTGGTACTCTTATTGCATCAGAATGGGTACTTACTGCAGCACATTGTACTTATGGGGCAaa aaGTCCTACAGATGCTCGTATTGgtgtacataatataaaaaataatcaacaagGTATCATAACTACAATCAATAAGACAATAAGGCATCCAAATTTTAAACCTCCTGCTATGTATGCTGATATAGctttagtaaaattaaatacagttGTAGTTTTTAACAATGACATAAGACCTGCTTGTTTATATCAACAATATGATACTGCACCTGCACAAGGATGGGTTACCG atggaGAAAAACAAAGTGATCAATTACAAAAGGCATTCCTTGATATTGTTGATAATGTAGCTTGTGCAATAAGACACAATCAATCTATAGCAATACCATATGGAATTACACCAAGTATGATCTGTGCAGGAGATTCTCATGGTGGATGGAATAAAGATACTTGTCAAGGAGATTCAGGAGGTCCTTTACAAATATCTCATCCGAAAAATATATGTCTGTTTCAAATATTAGGCATTACTAGTTTTGGACAAGGCTGTGCAGTTGTTAATACACCTGGAGTATATACTAGAGTTTCACATTATCTTAAATGGATTGAAGATATTGTTTGGCCATAA
- the LOC108002306 gene encoding protein anon-37Cs, which produces MLYCMIFLFCLISGTLSDNTKSPRIVIVGAGASGIAAAAKLIENGLENLIILEAENRIGGRVNTVKFDDYLVDLGAQWIHGEKGNVAYELVAPLNITDNSKPYDDEVYTSTGELIDTRITKNLTDNYFNYLESIEYITNNECYDSIGECFENKLKDDFTQFPELNETLQEQLLWLFNMMQIGYDPADNWYDIAAKGYLEYKICKGDLAINWKERGYGTILDILMKKFPNPEEELPVLNKTILNAEVTQVDYSNEDNTVKITTLDGKEYIADHVIMTPSLGVLKEQHETLFNPPLSESKIRNIKALGYGNACKIFLAFNDTWFNVKDTNKIGYRILWSKEERKKLDSNPKTRWMPYAVGFFFVEHKPRLLYVWVSGKGARLMDDVTDDEVFDQTVEMLYNLLSKNYNVSRPTAMIRSKWHENKHFRGTYSYQSIETVKTNSSALQLSQPIMKKGKPIILFGGEATNKHYFSTVHGAIGSGWREAERLINLYDKNNRTINNI; this is translated from the exons ATGCTCTATTGCATGATCTTCCTATTTTGCCTGATCTCGGGCACACTTTCCGACAATACCAAATCGCCACGAATAGTGATCGTTGGTGCCGGTGCATCTGGTATCGCAGCTGCggcgaaattaattgaaaatggcctggaaaatcttataattttagaagccGAAAATCGAATCGGTGGACGTGTGAATACAGTCAAATTTG ATGATTATCTGGTCGATTTAGGCGCGCAATGGATTCACGGAGAAAAGGGAAATGTTGCGTATGAATTGGTAGCTCCTTTGAATATTACAGATAATTCTAAGCCATACGATGATGAAGTATACACATCTACAGGCGAATTGATTGATACCAGAATCACAAAAAATCTTACAGATAATTACTTCAATTACTTAGAATCGATTGAATACATAACGAATAACGAGTGTTACGATTCCATCGGCGAATGTTTCGAAAATAA GTTGAAAGACGATTTTACGCAATTTCCGGAATTAAATGAAACACTACAGGAACAATTATTATGGCTTTTCAATATGATGCAAATTGGTTACGATCCTGCTGATAATTGGTACGATATCGCAGCGAAAGgatatttggaatataaaatatgcaagGGAGATCTAGCGATTAATTGGAAAGAACGAGGATATGGCACTATTCTAGATATATTAATG aaaaaatttccaaatccaGAAGAAGAGCTACCCGTATTGAATAAAACGATTCTCAATGCTGAAGTAACACAAGTTGATTATTCAAATGAAGATAATACCGTAAAAATAACAACCCTCGatggaaaagaatatatagCTGATCATGTTATTATGACGCCTTCTTTAGGAGTGCTTAAAGAACAGcatgaaacattatttaatcctCCACTATCGGaatcaaaaattagaaatattaaa GCACTAGGATATGGGAAtgcttgtaaaatatttttagcatttAACGATACTTGGTTTAATGTCaaagatacaaataaaataggatatagaattttatggagtaaagaagagaggaagaagctTGATAGTAAT CCAAAAACGAGATGGATGCCTTATGCGGTAGGTTTCTTTTTTGTCGAACACAAGCCtcgtttattatatgtatgggTATCTGGAAAAGGTGCACGTTTAATGGATGATGTCACTGATGACGAAGTTTTTGATCAAACAGTAGAGATGTTATACAATCTGttgtcaaaaaattataatgtcaGTAGGCCAACAGCGATGATAAG GAGTAAATGGcatgaaaataaacatttccGCGGTACATATAGTTATCAAAGTATAGAAAcagtaaaaacaaattctagcGCACTGCAATTATCCCAACCAATTATGAAAAAGGGGAAGCCA ataattttattcggaGGTGAAGCTACTAATAAACACTATTTTTCTACAGTACATGGAGCTATTGGCTCTGGATGGAGAGAAGCTGAAAGGTTGATAAatctttatgataaaaataatcgtacaattaataatatatga
- the LOC108002308 gene encoding palmitoyltransferase ZDHHC16B isoform X2 — MVSLLTASIVYIAYYIGLPYWWEKSPLMTIILLVIGNWLLVNVCFHYYMGVNVPAGYPPEGGLIPEAVSICKKCIKPKPPRTHHCSVCNRCILKMDHHCPWLNNCVGHYNHRHFFQYMVFTVLGILFIMLFGVEIAYQEFFPAQEPELDGHPVRINNSEIIPMTESLDHLSEEELAEIAKKAADTNIKEWKRRLIVFAALICVATFAALGALTWWHAGLITRGETSIEARINSTETQKYKILGKIYQNPYNFGPRQNWKLFLGIIGRNWWYVLFPSTHGPYGDGLTWKTIHDTKIS, encoded by the exons ATGGTAAGCCTTTTAACTGCAAGTATTGTATACATTGCATATTACATTGGTCTACCATATTGGTGGGAAAAAAGTCCATTGATGACAATAATCCTCTTAGTGATTGGAAATTGGTTATTAGTAAATGtatgttttcattattatatggGTGTAAATGTTCCAGCTGGTTATCCACCAGAAGGTGGTCTTATACCAGAGGCTGTgagtatttgtaaaaaatgtattaaaccAAAGCCTCCTAGGACCCATCATTGTTCTGTATGTAATAGATGTATTCTTAAAATGGATCATCACTGCC CATGGTTAAATAATTGTGTTGGTCACTATAATCATAGgcatttctttcaatatatgGTTTTCACAGTACTtggtattttattcataatgttATTTGGTGTAGAGATTGCATATCAAGAATTCTTTCCAGCACAGGAGCCAGAATTAGATGGTCATCCAGTGCgtattaataattctgaaataattcctatg actGAGTCATTAGATCATCTAAGTGAAGAAGAATTAGCTGAAATAGCAAAAAAAGCTGCAGATACAAACATTAAAGAATGGAAACGTCGACTTATAGTTTTTGCAGCACTAATTTGTGTAGCCACATTTGCAGCATTAGGAGCACTTACATGGTGGCATGCAGGTCTTATTACAAGAGGAGAAACAAGTATAGAAGCACGTATAAATAGCACAGAAACGCAAAAGTACAAGAtacttggaaaaatatatcaaaatccaTATAATTTTGGACCAAGACAAAATTGGAAACTTTTTTTAGGAATAATTGGAag AAATTGGTGGTATGTACTTTTTCCATCTACTCATGGACCATATGGAGATGGTCTTACATGGAAAACTATTcatgatacaaaaatatcttga
- the LOC108002308 gene encoding palmitoyltransferase ZDHHC16B isoform X1 yields MVRIKWSLTKAPNILKLNLKQKWWRLQIITKSLFYNEFLNWSYVCDILLEPMFWFVENFTACLGPVFVVMVSLLTASIVYIAYYIGLPYWWEKSPLMTIILLVIGNWLLVNVCFHYYMGVNVPAGYPPEGGLIPEAVSICKKCIKPKPPRTHHCSVCNRCILKMDHHCPWLNNCVGHYNHRHFFQYMVFTVLGILFIMLFGVEIAYQEFFPAQEPELDGHPVRINNSEIIPMTESLDHLSEEELAEIAKKAADTNIKEWKRRLIVFAALICVATFAALGALTWWHAGLITRGETSIEARINSTETQKYKILGKIYQNPYNFGPRQNWKLFLGIIGRNWWYVLFPSTHGPYGDGLTWKTIHDTKIS; encoded by the exons atgGTACGAATAAAATGGTCTTTAACTAAAGCACCTAATATTCTTAA ActtaatttgaaacaaaagtGGTGGCGTCTACAAATCATtacaaaatctttattttataatgaatttttaaattggagTTATGTTTGTGATATACTTTTGGAACCAATGTTCTGgtttgtagaaaattttactGCATGTTTAGGACCT GTATTTGTAGTAATGGTAAGCCTTTTAACTGCAAGTATTGTATACATTGCATATTACATTGGTCTACCATATTGGTGGGAAAAAAGTCCATTGATGACAATAATCCTCTTAGTGATTGGAAATTGGTTATTAGTAAATGtatgttttcattattatatggGTGTAAATGTTCCAGCTGGTTATCCACCAGAAGGTGGTCTTATACCAGAGGCTGTgagtatttgtaaaaaatgtattaaaccAAAGCCTCCTAGGACCCATCATTGTTCTGTATGTAATAGATGTATTCTTAAAATGGATCATCACTGCC CATGGTTAAATAATTGTGTTGGTCACTATAATCATAGgcatttctttcaatatatgGTTTTCACAGTACTtggtattttattcataatgttATTTGGTGTAGAGATTGCATATCAAGAATTCTTTCCAGCACAGGAGCCAGAATTAGATGGTCATCCAGTGCgtattaataattctgaaataattcctatg actGAGTCATTAGATCATCTAAGTGAAGAAGAATTAGCTGAAATAGCAAAAAAAGCTGCAGATACAAACATTAAAGAATGGAAACGTCGACTTATAGTTTTTGCAGCACTAATTTGTGTAGCCACATTTGCAGCATTAGGAGCACTTACATGGTGGCATGCAGGTCTTATTACAAGAGGAGAAACAAGTATAGAAGCACGTATAAATAGCACAGAAACGCAAAAGTACAAGAtacttggaaaaatatatcaaaatccaTATAATTTTGGACCAAGACAAAATTGGAAACTTTTTTTAGGAATAATTGGAag AAATTGGTGGTATGTACTTTTTCCATCTACTCATGGACCATATGGAGATGGTCTTACATGGAAAACTATTcatgatacaaaaatatcttga